A single region of the Microlunatus panaciterrae genome encodes:
- a CDS encoding ABC transporter permease, producing the protein MAADDTRNEATSLWADAWRELRRKPFFWISLALILLFVVMAAFPQIFTSVDPYHADLAHAREKPSAKAIFGFDGQGYDVYARTIYGARSSILVGIFATLFTTLLGSVIGIVAGFFGGWADALLSRIGDMFFAIPLLLGGILILYTFPSDLNTPYLLVVGKVVLALGILGWPSIARLMRSSVLQVKPNDYVQAARALGASPSRIIMSHILPNSLAPVIVVATINLGAYIAAEATLSFLGIGLQPPAISWGLAISEASGIGLIRAAPHMLLFPSLFLSATVLAFIMLGDAVRDALDPKLR; encoded by the coding sequence ATGGCGGCCGATGACACCCGCAACGAAGCCACCTCGCTGTGGGCCGACGCATGGCGCGAGCTGCGCCGCAAGCCGTTCTTCTGGATCTCGCTCGCCCTCATCCTGCTGTTCGTGGTGATGGCGGCTTTCCCGCAGATCTTCACCAGTGTCGACCCATACCACGCCGACCTCGCCCACGCCCGCGAGAAGCCGTCAGCCAAGGCCATCTTCGGCTTCGACGGGCAGGGCTACGACGTCTACGCCCGCACCATCTACGGTGCCCGGTCTTCGATCCTGGTGGGCATCTTCGCGACCCTGTTCACCACTCTGCTGGGCTCCGTGATCGGCATCGTCGCCGGGTTCTTCGGTGGCTGGGCTGACGCGCTGCTGAGCCGGATCGGCGACATGTTCTTCGCCATCCCCCTGCTGCTCGGCGGCATCCTGATCCTGTACACCTTCCCCAGCGACCTGAACACGCCCTATCTGCTGGTCGTCGGCAAGGTGGTCCTCGCCCTCGGGATCCTCGGTTGGCCCAGCATCGCCCGGCTCATGCGCTCGAGCGTGCTGCAGGTGAAACCCAATGACTACGTCCAGGCGGCCCGGGCCCTGGGTGCGAGCCCGAGCCGGATCATCATGTCCCACATCCTGCCGAACTCGCTCGCCCCCGTCATCGTCGTGGCGACCATCAACCTGGGCGCCTACATCGCCGCAGAGGCGACCCTGTCGTTCCTCGGGATCGGACTGCAGCCGCCGGCGATCTCCTGGGGGCTGGCCATCTCCGAGGCGTCCGGGATCGGACTCATCCGCGCGGCCCCGCACATGCTGCTCTTCCCGAGCCTCTTCCTCTCGGCGACCGTGCTGGCCTTCATCATGCTGGGTGACGCCGTCCGCGACGCCCTCGACCCCAAGCTCCGTTGA
- the pepN gene encoding aminopeptidase N: MPSLLRSEAQTRADLVSVDHTHVVLDLTGAGDHFRSTTTITFSGRPGSSTFVDFKGAELLGATLNGSELDPDSWTDGRLPLPKLAAQNTLVLVGLMAYSSDGEGLHRHVDPADHQTYLYAMSFLDAAPRWFGCFDQPDLKSSYTFDITAPADWTVLGNGPSERVGEGRWRITPSRPLSSYYVTLVAGPYASLYDQHDGIPLGIHVRASLAESLAAEAADIFHVTKASFDYFHRVFGVRYPFGEYHQAFVPDFNAGAMENPGCVTFRDSYIFRAAATTSERGTRAGTIAHEMAHMWFGDLVTMRWWDDLWLNESFAEYMSHRACTESTDYPLWVEFGILRKDWGSVADQAPSTHPVAGNGSADAQSALNDFDGISYAKGAAVLRQLVGYLGDETFFAGLNAYFTEHAFGNAEFADLISAWTRAGARDLGRWAASWLQTAGLDTLTAVPDLQQIRIARVPPRQAPADRTHAISVAGLDSTGAELFRTPVLVSGAETTIALPAPAYVVVPDAGDETWAKIRFGAEGWSRVGPLLPGIADDATRVVVYNSIRDGVRNAELAPAEALQIILESVPSEPHDIVVRDLLTFAQTELAGPYCPPAIRASRRRAVHQTAREILDGSGPGSDRQLAAFRIAVRSSDDPQLLRDWLASRQLPPKLSLDPELTWSLVSRLSLLTGEEALIDEALRADPSAAAHTHAARARASLPTEQAKAAAFELLMRPSEASAYTVYATARGFFEPSQSDLTAPYVDRYFAEIVDTAKFRTGWALGRAALLSFPFSAADESTLKLAEETLRNDDLAAPLRRSLVDGTDELRRAVTSLLKFG, translated from the coding sequence ATGCCCAGCCTGCTGCGGTCCGAGGCACAGACACGTGCCGACCTGGTCTCCGTCGACCACACTCACGTCGTCCTCGATCTGACAGGTGCCGGTGACCACTTCCGCTCGACGACGACCATCACCTTCAGCGGGCGTCCTGGGTCGTCGACGTTCGTGGACTTCAAGGGGGCCGAGCTGCTGGGCGCCACGCTGAACGGTTCCGAGCTGGACCCGGACAGCTGGACCGACGGTCGGTTGCCGCTGCCGAAGTTGGCTGCACAGAACACCCTCGTGCTGGTCGGTCTGATGGCCTACTCCAGCGACGGCGAGGGGCTGCACCGGCACGTCGATCCAGCTGATCATCAGACCTACCTCTATGCCATGTCGTTCCTCGACGCCGCGCCGCGATGGTTCGGCTGCTTCGACCAGCCGGACCTCAAGTCCAGCTATACGTTCGACATCACCGCGCCGGCTGACTGGACCGTGCTGGGCAACGGGCCGAGCGAACGCGTCGGCGAGGGTCGTTGGCGGATCACTCCCAGCAGGCCGTTGTCGTCCTACTATGTGACGCTGGTCGCCGGACCCTACGCGTCGTTGTACGACCAGCACGACGGCATCCCTCTCGGCATCCACGTCCGGGCCTCGCTGGCGGAGAGCCTGGCCGCCGAGGCGGCCGACATCTTCCACGTCACCAAGGCGTCCTTCGACTACTTCCACCGGGTCTTCGGCGTGCGCTACCCGTTCGGCGAGTACCACCAGGCGTTCGTGCCCGACTTCAACGCAGGCGCAATGGAGAATCCCGGCTGCGTGACCTTCCGCGACTCCTACATCTTCCGGGCTGCGGCCACCACCTCCGAGCGAGGGACCCGGGCCGGCACGATCGCCCACGAGATGGCGCATATGTGGTTCGGGGACCTGGTCACCATGCGCTGGTGGGATGACCTGTGGCTGAACGAGTCCTTCGCCGAGTACATGTCGCACCGCGCCTGCACCGAGTCGACCGACTATCCGCTCTGGGTGGAGTTCGGCATCCTCCGCAAGGACTGGGGGTCCGTCGCCGACCAGGCACCGTCGACCCACCCGGTGGCAGGCAACGGGTCAGCGGACGCCCAGTCCGCCCTGAACGACTTCGACGGCATCTCCTACGCCAAGGGCGCCGCCGTGCTCCGCCAGCTGGTCGGCTACCTCGGCGACGAGACCTTCTTCGCCGGCCTGAACGCCTACTTCACCGAGCATGCCTTCGGCAACGCCGAGTTCGCCGATCTGATCTCCGCCTGGACCAGGGCCGGGGCCCGCGACCTCGGGCGCTGGGCGGCGAGCTGGCTGCAGACCGCCGGACTCGACACCCTCACCGCCGTACCGGACCTGCAGCAGATCAGGATCGCCAGGGTCCCACCTCGCCAGGCACCCGCCGACCGGACGCATGCGATCAGCGTCGCGGGTCTGGACAGCACCGGTGCCGAGCTGTTCCGCACCCCGGTTCTGGTGTCGGGAGCCGAGACGACGATCGCGCTCCCGGCGCCGGCATACGTCGTCGTCCCCGACGCCGGCGACGAGACCTGGGCCAAGATCCGGTTCGGTGCGGAGGGCTGGTCCAGGGTGGGACCGCTGCTGCCCGGCATCGCCGACGACGCGACCCGGGTCGTCGTCTACAACAGCATCCGCGACGGTGTCCGCAACGCCGAGCTGGCGCCGGCGGAGGCACTGCAGATCATCCTCGAGTCCGTGCCCAGCGAACCACACGACATCGTCGTCCGCGATCTGCTGACCTTCGCCCAGACCGAGCTGGCCGGTCCGTACTGCCCACCGGCGATCAGGGCCTCCCGCCGACGGGCGGTGCACCAGACCGCACGCGAAATCCTGGATGGTTCCGGCCCGGGCTCTGATCGTCAGCTGGCCGCGTTCCGGATCGCCGTGCGCAGCAGTGACGACCCACAGCTGCTGCGCGACTGGTTGGCCTCCCGGCAGCTGCCGCCAAAGCTGAGTCTCGACCCGGAGCTGACCTGGTCGCTGGTCAGCCGGCTGAGCCTGCTGACCGGGGAGGAGGCGCTGATCGACGAGGCACTCCGGGCCGACCCGTCGGCAGCCGCCCACACGCACGCGGCTCGGGCGAGGGCCAGCCTGCCGACCGAGCAGGCGAAGGCCGCGGCCTTCGAGCTGCTGATGCGCCCGTCGGAGGCGAGCGCCTACACCGTCTACGCCACCGCACGCGGGTTCTTCGAGCCGTCCCAGAGTGATCTCACCGCCCCGTACGTCGATCGGTACTTTGCCGAGATCGTCGACACCGCCAAGTTCCGCACGGGCTGGGCGCTCGGCCGCGCGGCACTGCTGTCCTTCCCGTTCTCCGCGGCGGACGAGAGCACCCTCAAACTGGCCGAGGAGACGCTGAGGAACGACGACCTTGCCGCACCGCTGCGCCGGTCACTGGTGGACGGCACCGACGAGCTCCGGCGGGCGGTGACTTCCCTGCTGAAGTTCGGATAG
- a CDS encoding flavin reductase family protein: MPHQHRLSPSADGPGQPEPVSADALKRAMAHFASGVTVVTSRFEQVAHAMTANAFCSVSLDPPLVLVCVAKRARFHPAVLGAGRWAVSILADDQQHLARHFAISGRDLLTQFDRVGHTPAPFSGSPLLTGALAWMDCETQATHDAGDHTIVVGTVLWADEESSLRAPLTYYQGTYNDAY, from the coding sequence ATGCCGCATCAGCACCGGCTCTCCCCGTCGGCCGACGGGCCGGGCCAGCCGGAGCCGGTCTCTGCTGACGCCCTCAAGCGAGCCATGGCGCACTTCGCCAGCGGCGTGACGGTGGTCACCAGCAGGTTCGAACAGGTCGCGCACGCGATGACGGCGAACGCCTTCTGCTCGGTGTCGCTGGACCCACCGCTGGTTCTGGTCTGTGTGGCGAAGCGGGCCCGGTTCCACCCGGCGGTGCTCGGCGCCGGGCGCTGGGCCGTCTCCATCCTTGCCGACGACCAGCAGCACCTGGCCAGGCATTTCGCCATCTCGGGCCGTGATCTGCTGACCCAGTTCGACCGGGTGGGCCACACCCCTGCACCCTTCTCCGGCTCTCCGCTGCTCACCGGAGCGTTGGCCTGGATGGACTGTGAGACGCAGGCCACCCACGACGCCGGGGACCACACCATCGTGGTCGGGACGGTGCTGTGGGCCGATGAGGAATCTTCGCTTCGTGCGCCGCTGACGTACTATCAGGGGACCTACAACGATGCCTATTGA
- the mshB gene encoding N-acetyl-1-D-myo-inositol-2-amino-2-deoxy-alpha-D-glucopyranoside deacetylase — protein sequence MTSVNAEPSARRLLLVHAHPDDEVIGTGVTMAKYVAEGAQVSLVTCTLGEEGEVLIPDIAHLAADKEDDLGQHRHGELTNAMSVLGVTDFQQLGGIGRYRDSGMAWDEQRRAVARDVLRDGIFWTADLLEAANDLVSVIRDRRPQVLITYDEYGLYGHPDHIQAHRVAMYAYILAGAASYRPDLGAAWTIQRVLWTAMSESEMREGIRLLRAAGDTESWGGADPDGEMPPMASPDSAIDAEVDGQPYAHLKIEAMRAHASQVETEGWFFEVAKVLGDRAWAREFYRLAAGQPFPQTDGWADDLFAGLE from the coding sequence GTGACTTCTGTGAATGCTGAGCCGTCCGCCCGGCGGCTGTTGTTGGTCCATGCCCATCCCGATGACGAGGTGATCGGCACCGGCGTCACGATGGCCAAGTATGTGGCCGAGGGTGCCCAGGTGTCGCTGGTCACCTGCACGCTGGGGGAGGAGGGCGAGGTGCTCATCCCCGATATCGCCCACCTGGCGGCCGACAAGGAGGACGACCTCGGCCAGCATCGCCACGGCGAGCTCACCAACGCTATGAGCGTGCTCGGGGTGACCGATTTCCAGCAGCTGGGCGGCATCGGGCGCTACCGGGATTCCGGCATGGCCTGGGACGAGCAGCGTCGCGCTGTCGCACGCGACGTCCTCCGTGACGGCATCTTCTGGACTGCGGACCTGCTGGAAGCGGCCAACGACCTGGTCTCCGTCATCCGCGACCGCCGACCCCAGGTTCTGATCACCTACGACGAGTACGGGCTGTACGGTCACCCCGACCACATCCAGGCCCACCGGGTCGCCATGTATGCCTACATCCTGGCCGGCGCCGCGTCCTACCGACCTGATCTCGGCGCAGCGTGGACGATCCAGCGGGTGCTCTGGACGGCGATGAGCGAGAGCGAGATGCGTGAGGGCATCCGGCTGCTGCGTGCGGCGGGTGACACCGAGAGCTGGGGTGGCGCGGACCCCGATGGCGAGATGCCGCCGATGGCGAGCCCCGACTCGGCCATCGATGCCGAGGTGGACGGCCAGCCGTACGCCCACCTGAAGATCGAGGCCATGCGTGCACACGCGTCGCAGGTGGAGACCGAAGGCTGGTTCTTCGAGGTGGCCAAGGTGCTCGGAGACCGGGCCTGGGCCCGGGAGTTCTACCGGCTCGCAGCGGGGCAGCCGTTCCCGCAGACGGACGGCTGGGCCGACGACCTGTTTGCCGGCCTCGAGTAG
- a CDS encoding ABC transporter substrate-binding protein, with amino-acid sequence MRGKTRAMAAAAFASLALVATACGGGGTAPQTGQSAGSTGGEITIRGCTPKVALIPGNTSETCGGNVIDAMTSKLVHYDPETAAPTNDIAESIETSDNQSFTVKLKKGYKFQDGTEVKAKNFVDAWNYTAYGPNGQAGSYFYAPFEGFGDVQCLDPDCKGKPKVKEMTGLKVVDDYTFTIKTTEPVSNLPVRLGYSAFSPLPDSFFKDPKAFEDKPIGAGPYKLDSKSTTEMVLSKFADYSGAFKPSVDKVTFRIYADTNAAYADVVANNLDFTDQIPPDQLVGEAYKSDLPDRNAVKESGRLTWITFSPNDPQLKDNVALRKAISRAIDRKLIADKIFNGTVVPATGWVSPVVDGYKEGACGDSCTFDAAAAKKAFDAAGGYKGTLTMTYNADGAGNKEYSEAVCNSIKNALGIKCVAQATVDFATFQKKIDDNTMKGIFRSGWQMDYPSIENFLTPIYAKGADSNWSKYNSPTFAKLLTQAAAAKTPDEANSLYQQAEAQLGKDFPTAPLWYPSTVVGWSDNVTDVKVTAFGTLDLVSIKKK; translated from the coding sequence ATGCGAGGAAAAACTCGCGCGATGGCCGCAGCCGCCTTTGCGTCTCTCGCCCTTGTGGCGACGGCGTGCGGTGGCGGCGGCACTGCCCCGCAGACCGGCCAGAGTGCCGGATCGACGGGTGGGGAAATCACGATCCGGGGGTGCACCCCGAAGGTCGCTCTTATCCCGGGCAACACCAGCGAGACCTGTGGTGGCAACGTGATCGACGCTATGACGTCGAAGCTCGTCCACTACGACCCCGAGACGGCAGCCCCCACGAATGACATCGCCGAGTCGATCGAGACCAGCGACAACCAGAGCTTCACCGTCAAGCTCAAGAAGGGCTACAAGTTCCAGGACGGGACCGAGGTCAAGGCGAAGAACTTCGTTGACGCCTGGAACTACACCGCGTACGGCCCGAACGGCCAGGCCGGCAGCTACTTCTACGCCCCCTTCGAGGGCTTCGGCGACGTGCAGTGCCTCGACCCGGACTGCAAGGGCAAGCCGAAGGTCAAGGAGATGACCGGCCTGAAGGTCGTCGACGACTACACCTTCACCATCAAGACGACCGAGCCGGTCTCGAACCTGCCGGTTCGGCTGGGCTACTCCGCCTTCTCGCCACTGCCCGACTCGTTCTTCAAGGATCCGAAGGCGTTCGAGGACAAGCCGATCGGTGCCGGTCCCTACAAGCTGGACAGCAAGTCGACCACAGAGATGGTGCTGAGCAAGTTCGCTGACTACTCCGGCGCCTTCAAGCCGAGCGTCGACAAGGTCACCTTCCGGATCTACGCCGACACCAACGCCGCCTACGCGGACGTGGTGGCCAACAACCTGGACTTCACCGACCAGATCCCACCGGACCAGCTGGTGGGCGAGGCCTACAAGTCCGACCTGCCGGATCGCAACGCGGTCAAGGAGAGCGGCCGGTTGACCTGGATCACCTTCTCCCCGAACGACCCGCAGCTCAAGGACAACGTCGCGCTGCGCAAGGCCATCTCCCGGGCCATCGACCGCAAGCTGATCGCCGACAAGATCTTCAACGGCACGGTCGTCCCCGCCACGGGCTGGGTGTCCCCAGTCGTCGACGGCTACAAGGAAGGCGCCTGTGGCGACTCCTGCACCTTCGACGCGGCAGCCGCCAAGAAGGCGTTCGACGCGGCAGGTGGCTACAAGGGCACCCTGACGATGACCTACAACGCTGACGGCGCCGGCAACAAGGAATACTCCGAGGCGGTCTGCAACTCGATCAAGAACGCTCTGGGCATCAAGTGCGTCGCCCAGGCGACGGTGGACTTCGCGACCTTCCAGAAGAAGATCGACGACAACACCATGAAGGGCATCTTCCGCAGCGGTTGGCAGATGGACTACCCGTCGATCGAGAACTTCCTGACTCCGATCTACGCCAAGGGCGCCGACTCCAACTGGTCGAAGTACAACAGCCCCACCTTCGCCAAGCTGCTCACCCAGGCGGCGGCCGCCAAGACCCCCGACGAGGCCAACAGCCTGTACCAGCAGGCAGAGGCCCAGCTCGGCAAGGACTTCCCGACCGCGCCGCTGTGGTACCCGTCCACGGTGGTCGGCTGGTCGGACAACGTGACCGATGTCAAGGTCACCGCGTTCGGCACGCTGGACCTGGTCAGCATCAAGAAGAAGTAG
- a CDS encoding ABC transporter ATP-binding protein — translation MSGEVILKAENLVKYYPIKAGVLRRTVGQVKAVDGVSFELHRGETLGIVGESGCGKSTLGRMLMRLEEPTGGTLTFDGVDVYSRKGSAMRKLRRDIQIVFQDPYTSLNPRKTVGDIVGEPFEIHRDVVPRSGRRRRVQELLELVGLSPEHINRYPHQFSGGQRQRIGIARGLALNPKVIVCDEPVSALDVSVQAQVVNLLESLQDELGLAYVFIAHDLSVVRHISDRVGVMYLGKMVELGDEDQIYSRPTHPYTQALLSAVPVPDPTRRESRAQIVLTGDVPSPANPPSGCRFHTRCWKAQERCSVDEPLLIMRPDGLSEHESACHYAEAKQIV, via the coding sequence ATGAGCGGCGAGGTCATCCTCAAGGCGGAGAACCTGGTCAAGTACTACCCGATCAAGGCTGGTGTGCTGCGCCGGACCGTCGGTCAGGTCAAGGCCGTCGACGGCGTCTCGTTCGAGCTGCACCGGGGTGAGACGCTGGGCATTGTCGGCGAGTCGGGCTGTGGCAAGTCCACTCTCGGCAGGATGCTGATGCGGCTGGAGGAGCCGACCGGCGGGACGCTGACCTTCGACGGCGTCGACGTCTACTCCCGCAAGGGATCGGCGATGCGCAAGCTGCGGCGGGACATCCAGATCGTCTTCCAGGACCCCTACACGTCGCTCAACCCGCGCAAGACGGTCGGAGACATCGTCGGCGAGCCGTTCGAGATCCACCGTGACGTGGTGCCGAGGAGTGGTCGGCGCAGGCGCGTCCAGGAGCTGCTGGAGCTGGTCGGGCTGAGCCCGGAGCACATCAACCGCTACCCGCACCAGTTCTCGGGTGGCCAGCGGCAGCGGATCGGCATCGCCCGCGGCTTGGCGCTGAACCCGAAGGTGATCGTCTGCGACGAGCCGGTGTCGGCCCTGGACGTCTCGGTGCAGGCCCAGGTGGTCAACCTGCTGGAATCGCTTCAGGACGAGCTCGGCCTGGCCTACGTCTTCATCGCCCACGACCTGTCGGTGGTACGGCACATCTCCGATCGGGTGGGTGTGATGTACCTCGGCAAGATGGTCGAGCTTGGCGATGAGGACCAGATCTACTCGCGACCCACACACCCGTACACCCAGGCGCTGCTCTCCGCCGTTCCGGTGCCGGATCCGACCCGGCGCGAGTCGAGGGCGCAGATCGTGCTCACCGGCGATGTGCCCAGCCCGGCCAACCCGCCCAGCGGCTGCCGCTTCCACACCCGCTGCTGGAAGGCTCAGGAGCGGTGCTCGGTGGACGAGCCGCTGCTGATCATGCGACCGGACGGGTTGTCCGAGCACGAGTCCGCCTGTCACTACGCCGAGGCCAAGCAGATCGTCTGA
- a CDS encoding ABC transporter permease subunit, translating into MGKYVVRRILQMIPVLLGSTFLIYVMVFALGDPTIGRCGERPCPAAYIAKFKADYNLDKPVIVQYVLYMGQVLKGNLGTNFFGNAVSEELAVRWPTTAKLAVIAITFEIVIGIIAGVLAGIRKGKFVDTLVTVSTLFVISIPVFVIGSVLQLLLGIRLGMFPVTATQGTLNQLILPGFVLGSLSVAYVARLTRTNLVENLRADYVRTAKAKGLTRARTVSVHTLRNSLIPVITFIGADFGALLGGAIVTERIFNVNGVGGFLFRSIQQKDGVSVVGTVVCLVLVYLVMNLIVDLLYGVLDPRISHD; encoded by the coding sequence GTGGGCAAGTACGTTGTCCGGCGAATATTGCAGATGATCCCGGTTCTGCTGGGCTCTACGTTTCTCATCTATGTGATGGTCTTCGCGCTCGGTGATCCCACCATCGGTCGGTGCGGGGAGAGACCGTGCCCGGCCGCCTACATCGCCAAGTTCAAGGCGGACTACAACCTGGACAAGCCCGTGATCGTGCAGTACGTCCTCTACATGGGGCAGGTGCTCAAGGGCAACCTCGGCACCAACTTCTTCGGCAACGCGGTCTCGGAGGAGCTGGCCGTACGGTGGCCGACCACCGCCAAGCTTGCCGTCATCGCCATCACCTTCGAGATCGTCATCGGCATCATCGCGGGGGTGCTCGCCGGCATCCGCAAGGGCAAGTTCGTCGATACGTTGGTCACGGTCAGCACCCTCTTCGTCATCTCCATCCCGGTCTTCGTGATCGGCAGCGTGCTGCAGCTGCTGCTGGGCATCCGGCTCGGCATGTTCCCGGTGACGGCCACCCAGGGCACGTTGAACCAGCTGATCCTGCCCGGCTTCGTGCTCGGGTCGCTCTCGGTGGCCTACGTCGCCCGGCTGACCCGGACCAACCTGGTGGAGAACCTCCGGGCCGACTACGTCCGTACGGCCAAGGCCAAGGGGCTGACCCGCGCCCGGACGGTCAGTGTGCACACCCTGCGCAACTCGCTGATCCCCGTCATCACCTTCATCGGGGCCGACTTCGGCGCCCTGCTGGGAGGCGCCATCGTCACCGAGCGGATCTTCAACGTCAACGGGGTCGGTGGCTTCCTCTTCCGCAGCATCCAGCAGAAGGACGGCGTCTCGGTGGTGGGGACCGTGGTCTGCCTGGTGCTGGTCTACCTGGTGATGAACCTGATCGTCGACCTGCTCTACGGTGTTCTGGACCCGAGGATCTCCCATGACTGA
- a CDS encoding ABC transporter ATP-binding protein — translation MSQTSKIETLGSRSEWQPRDGLLLEVDDLYVEFRTAYGVAKAINGVSFELHEGETLAILGESGSGKSVTAQAVMGILDTPPGYITGGEVRYCGRNLLALSENVRRKVRGAEISMIFQDALSSLNPVFPVGWQIAEMFRQHRGTNKSDAMAAAVRLMERVSIPGAAQRVKAYPHQFSGGMRQRIMIAMAIALDPAVLIADEPTTALDVTVQAQIMQLLQDLQAERKMGLILITHDLGVVADVADRIAVMYAGKLVEKAEVFDLYANPAHPYTKGLLESIPRLDQKGQELAAIGGLPPNLTRIPPGCPFNPRCKYAQHICAEDPPPQLLEVGYRRMSACHFADELVSGTGPKITRLQDVTGEDLPGLASEDAPSPERTGYEGGELR, via the coding sequence ATGTCGCAGACATCCAAGATCGAGACGCTCGGCAGCCGCAGTGAGTGGCAGCCGCGCGACGGGTTGCTGCTCGAGGTGGACGACCTCTATGTCGAGTTCCGCACGGCCTACGGCGTGGCCAAGGCCATCAACGGCGTCAGCTTCGAGCTGCACGAGGGTGAGACCCTGGCCATTCTCGGCGAGTCGGGCTCGGGCAAGTCCGTCACCGCCCAGGCGGTGATGGGGATCCTGGACACCCCGCCGGGCTACATCACCGGTGGCGAGGTGCGTTACTGCGGCAGGAACCTGCTCGCGTTGAGCGAGAACGTCCGGCGGAAGGTGCGCGGCGCCGAGATCTCGATGATCTTCCAGGACGCCCTGTCCTCGTTGAACCCGGTCTTCCCGGTCGGCTGGCAGATCGCCGAGATGTTCCGCCAGCATCGCGGGACCAACAAGTCCGACGCGATGGCGGCGGCCGTCCGGTTGATGGAGCGCGTCTCCATCCCGGGGGCGGCCCAACGTGTCAAGGCGTACCCGCACCAGTTCTCCGGCGGTATGCGACAACGGATCATGATCGCAATGGCGATCGCCCTCGACCCGGCTGTGCTGATCGCCGACGAGCCGACCACGGCCCTTGACGTGACCGTACAGGCGCAGATCATGCAGTTGCTGCAGGATCTGCAGGCCGAGCGGAAGATGGGCCTGATCCTGATCACCCACGATCTCGGTGTGGTGGCCGACGTGGCCGACCGGATCGCGGTCATGTATGCCGGCAAGCTGGTGGAGAAGGCTGAGGTCTTCGACCTCTACGCCAACCCGGCCCACCCGTACACCAAGGGACTGTTGGAGTCGATCCCGCGGCTGGACCAGAAGGGACAGGAGCTGGCCGCCATTGGAGGCCTGCCGCCGAACCTGACCAGGATCCCGCCCGGCTGCCCGTTCAACCCCCGCTGCAAGTATGCCCAGCACATCTGCGCGGAGGACCCGCCGCCGCAGCTGCTGGAGGTCGGGTACCGCAGAATGAGCGCCTGTCACTTCGCCGACGAGCTGGTCAGCGGCACCGGCCCGAAGATCACCCGGTTGCAGGACGTCACCGGCGAGGACCTGCCGGGGCTGGCGTCCGAGGATGCTCCCTCGCCGGAACGGACGGGGTACGAAGGAGGTGAGCTGCGATGA